The Tachyglossus aculeatus isolate mTacAcu1 chromosome 13, mTacAcu1.pri, whole genome shotgun sequence sequence tgtgcctcagttccctcatctgtcaaatggggattcattcattcattcattcagtcgtatttattgagcgcttactgtgtgcagagcactgtactaagcgcttgggaagtccaagttggcaacacatagagacggtccctacccaacagtgggctcacagtctggaagaagactgtgagccccccgtgggacaacctgatcaccttgtaacctccccagcgcttagaacggtgcttggcacatagtaagcgcttaataaatgccatcattattattgtccgtctcccccttctaaaccgtgagcccgttgtcgggtaggggaccgtctctatatgttgccgacttgtacttcccaagctcttagtacagtgctctgcacacaataagcgctcaataaatacgatcgattgattgactgattgatagtaagcgcttaacatttaccattattatcagggtTATTTAGGGTGGGCCCACTGGGGGATCCGTCCAAATCCTGGagtactctattattattattactctatttattactcctctatttattttacttgtacatatctatgctatttattttattttgttaatatgttttgttttgttgtctgtctcccccttctagactgtgagcccgctgttgggtagggaccgtctctatacgttgccgacttggacttcccaagcgcttagtacagtgctctgcacacagtaagcgctcagtaaatacgattgaattgaatgaatgaatgtacttcccaagagctcagtacagtgcgctgcacacagtcggcactcaataaatacgattgaatgaattattattattaatcaggttgggcccagcccCGTCCCGCGTGGGCCTCAGggacttcatccccgttttccagacgaggcaaccgaggcccctGACCTTTTGGATCCTAGGCCGGAGCTCTGACCACTACGCCAAGGTCCTCGGGCCGAGAGCCTGGAGACCCGGGTTCGAGCGCCGGCCGCGGAGGGGGTCCGTCCGAGATGTCTGGTCCTCCCCacctttgacctctgaccccgggcGCGGGCAGGAGGAGGCCGCCCGGGTTCTCTGGAGACTTTTAATGAAACCACAAAGGGAAACGAAGCGACCCACAGCAccggaggggcaggggaaagaggggtgCCTCTCCCTGgaagccccccaaccccaaaggGGGGGATTAGGGGGTCGGAGGAGGAatttgggggcgggaggaggggcctTGATCaggggtcctggggagggggtggcaggaggaggaagggcaggaggggcagcagcaggggTAGGGGCCGGCTGGGCCCGAGGCGAGGGGACATGGAGGCGAAGGTGACACTGGGCACCTGGCTGGCGATCCACTTGGCGAAGGGCGACACTTGGGTGTAGACGACGGGCACGTAGGGGGGCTTGCCGCAGGCCCGCCCCCAGCTCACCACCCCAACCTGGACCCAGCGGCCGCCCAGCTCGCAAACCAGCGGGCCTCCGGAATCCCCCTGGCGCAGGCCAAGGACGGGCCacgggaggaggacgaggaggaggaggaggaggaggaggaggagagagccctGAGCCCCTGGGAAGggaaccccctccccagctcaccccacacacactcccacacacagacttgggggaaaaaattgggggcaggagagggcagggatgatgtgggcatcctggggatggggatgggggcgacgacccctggggtgggggcgggggagagggggctccacAAGGCGGGGCCTCACTGGGGCTGAGGACTTTTGGGGTCAAGGGTGGGATTGGGTGGGGTGATGCAGGGtgggtctgtctccctgtctctctctccctccctcccactctctctgtctcttgctctttctttttctctgtctctctctgtgtctgtctgtctctatctgtcttcctgtctccctccctcccactctttttgtctctcactctgtctttctgtctctctctgtctccctgtctctctctctccctcccactctttctgtctctcgctctttctttctcaccctctgtctctctgtctccctgactctctctccttcccactctttctgtctcgttctttttctttctctccatctgtctctctgtgtctctctgtctctgtctgtctctctctccctccctcccactctttctgtctctcactttcttctctccatctctctctcgccctctctgtctctctgctctttctgtctccctgtctctctctctccctcccactcttctgtctttctgtctctctccctctttctgtctctgtctgtctccctgtctctctccctccctcccactctttctgtctctcactctctttccctccctctctctctctctgtgtctctctgtctctgtctctgtctctccctccctcccactctttctgtctctccctctctctgtctttccctctgtctctctccctctctctatctctctttttctctgtctccctctccctttctctcattctatttctctttctgtcttcttctctccctcactctgcaGGGGTTCTTCAATCCCTTGGGGTCACAGACTATTGGGGGTGAAGGGTGGGAtaaggtggggtggggctgggcgggTGGGTCCCCCCggggagctctctctctctctctctctctctctctctgtctccctctctccctatctctctttccctcttcctctttctttgttccttgctttctctttctttcttcctccctttctctatgtctctcttcctctctgtccctagctctctctttctcttcctatctcacttcctccctttctctacgtctctcttcctctctgtccctagctctctctttctatctctttctcttcctcactttctctatgtctctctctgtccctagcTCTCACtttatctttctcttcctccccttttctatgtctcttcctctttctctctgttcctagctctttctctctcttccttcctttctctgtctctctcttcctctttctctctgtccttagctctctctttctctttctatctctcttcctccctatctctgtctctctcttcctctttctctctgtccctagctttctctttccctctcttcctctttctctctctcttcctctttctctgtccctagctctctttttctctttctatctctcttcctccctatctctgtgtttctctcttcctttctctctctccctagctTTCTtttttatctctctttctctcttcctccctttctccatctctctcttcctctttctgtctgtcCCTAGCTTtctcctgatctctcttcctccctttttccaagtctcttcctctttctttctgtccctAGCTTTCtttttatctctctttctctctgtcttcctccctttctctatctctcccttcctctttccgtcTGTCCCTAGCTTTCTCCtgatctgtcttcctccctttttccaagtctcttcctctttctctctttccctagctctttctctgtcttcctccctttctctatctctctcttcctcttcctgtccctagctctctctttctcttccttcttatcTCTacaattctctcttcctctctctgtccttagctttctctttatctctctgtctctctcttcctccctttctctccctccctccctctctttctatatttttctctcccctctctatttctctgtctctccctctctctgtcgcGCTCCgtttctccccccatctccctgtctgtctctgtctcgttGTCTCTGTCTTACCCTGCAGGGGTTCTTCAGGCCCTTGGGGTCTCCGGCACAGATCTTGTCCTTGGTGATGATGGGCCTGTAGGAAGGCTCGCGCCCGAAGATTTGGCGGTACCTCCTCTCACAGGTGCTCCTGTCCAACAGGGACACCTCCGCTTCCTGGAGGGCGAAGGGCCATGGCAAATTCACTGGAGAAAGGACAGAGTTCCCCAGCTGGACACTGCTGGACACAAGGCAGTGACCGGTGGACTTTACAATCCCCCCCtgcggcgcttactacagtgcctggcccctagtaagggcctaacacacatcagaagcagcatggctcgtggATAGaaactgggcctgggaatcagaaagtcatgggttctaatcctgactgcgccacagggctgctgtgtaaccttgggtaagtcacttaatactagtaatgatggtatttattaagcatttactatgtgcaaagcactattctaagcgctgggaagtttacaaggtgatcaggttgtcccacggtggggctcacagtcttcatccccattttacagatgagggaactgaagcccagagaagtgaagtgactggcccaaagtcccccagctgacaagtggtggagccgggatttgaacccatgacctctgactccaaagccccgggctctttccactgagccatgctgcttctccagatctgAAGAAGCAGACTGAATTATTCAATCTGAATTCAAGCTTCAATTCTTCTCCGGATCtgaagaatcagagaagcagcctggttcggtggaaagagcccgggctttggagtcggtggtcatgggttcaaatcccggctctgccaactgtctgggcaagtcacttcacttctctgggcctcagttccctcatctggaaaatggggatgaagactgggagccccaagtgggacaacctgatcaccttgtaacctccccagcgcttagaacagtgctttgcacatagtaagtgcttcatagataccatcgttattattattattatctgcggaCTCCAGCTGCGGGCCGGGGCGGGAGGGCCTCACCTTCCTCGGAGATGCGTCCCCAGCCCGTCACCCAACAGGaggccttcttcctcctctgcagGCGGAGGGTGGGGGCGGCCAGACAGATGGGCAGGCTCCGGGGAGACAGTTGCACGGCCGGCTGGAGCTTGACCAGAGCCAGGTCAGCCCACAGGTAGCCGCCCCGGGAGTAATCGGGGTGGACCACCACCCTTTCCACGGAGAACATGTAGGGGTCACCGAGCTCTGAGAAGAGGGTCAGCTCTCCCACGTGGACCGAATAGGAGGAGATGTCCTCCGAGCTGTGGGGAAGATTGGGGGGTCCCCACGCCGGGCCCCCAGACCCAGTGAGGCCTAGTGATGAGGGAAAAGCCTCTCCGCCCTCCCCTtcatggatggagagggggtctctCACCTGTTGAAGCAGTGGGCCGCCGTGAGGATCCACCACCTACTGAGCAGGGAGCCCCCGCACACGTGTCTCCTGTCCAGCTGCAGACTCACTTGCCATGGCCACTTCCCCTCCAAGCTCTCCTGGCCCCCCCTGATCCTCTGTGCAGTGTGAGACTGCCCGCAGGCTGGAGGGCAGAccggaggagggggccggagaCGTTGGGGATCCAGGGGTCCTGCCCTCCAGCACcctggggtggtggtggagggattccctcctcctcctcatcatcatcaatcatatttattgagcgcttactatgtgcagagcactgtactaagcgcttgggaagtataaattggcaacaaatagagacagtccctacccgacagtgggctcacagtctaaaaggaggagacagagaacaaaaccaacccaaCCTCGGGGTGCGGAGGGGGTAGGGTCTTCTGTCTTCCTTCCTTGGGGGGTCCCTGGaatctggggggtggggaggggaaggggggggtctGATCTCTGCTTACCTTGGGGAATCCCTggaatctgggggtggggaggaagaggggtctgCTCTCTGCTTCCCTTGGGGATCCCTGgaatctgggggtggggaagaagaggggtctgCTCTCTGTTTCCCTTGGGGATCCCTGGAATctaggggtggggaagaagaggggtctgCTCTCTGTTTCCCTTGGGGATCCCTggaatctgggggtggggaggaagaggggtctgCTCTCTGCTTCCCTTGAGGATCCCTggaatctgggggtggggagaaagagggatcTGCTCTCTGCTTCCCTTGAGGATCCCCggaatctgggggtggggaggaagagggatctgCTCTCTGCTTCCCTTGAGGA is a genomic window containing:
- the PRSS50 gene encoding probable threonine protease PRSS50, with translation MDPDPRNRLLSPILMFLLLLLLPGGLNSETSDQACGQSHTAQRIRGGQESLEGKWPWQVSLQLDRRHVCGGSLLSRWWILTAAHCFNSSEDISSYSVHVGELTLFSELGDPYMFSVERVVVHPDYSRGGYLWADLALVKLQPAVQLSPRSLPICLAAPTLRLQRRKKASCWVTGWGRISEEVNLPWPFALQEAEVSLLDRSTCERRYRQIFGREPSYRPIITKDKICAGDPKGLKNPCRGDSGGPLVCELGGRWVQVGVVSWGRACGKPPYVPVVYTQVSPFAKWIASQVPSVTFASMSPRLGPSRPLPLLLPLLPFLLLPPPPQDP